In the genome of Pseudomonas putida, one region contains:
- the ada gene encoding bifunctional DNA-binding transcriptional regulator/O6-methylguanine-DNA methyltransferase Ada: MKPASTYLTDADRWLAVQARDAAACGHFVYAVRTTGVYCQPGCKSRLAKRENVEFFADAEAAQAAGYRACRRCTEAKAEQVARRTELVARACRLIEASDTAPNLEQLGEQLALSPFHLHRLFKAETGLTPKAYASAFRARRLRERLDDQASSVTDAIYDAGYNSNSRFYESAGQRLGMRPREYRAGGAGARIRFAIGQCSLGAILVAQSERGICAILLGDDPEQLLCELQDQFRNAQLIGGDASFEQLVAVVVGFVEQPALGLALPLDVQGTAFQERVWQALREVPLGSRVSYTDIAQRIGAPKAVRAVAQACAANHLAVAIPCHRVVRRDGDLSGYRWGVERKRQLLERETALT; this comes from the coding sequence ATGAAGCCTGCCTCAACCTACCTCACCGATGCCGACCGCTGGCTCGCCGTGCAGGCCCGCGACGCTGCGGCCTGCGGCCATTTCGTCTATGCCGTGCGCACCACGGGCGTCTACTGCCAGCCGGGTTGCAAGTCGCGCCTGGCCAAGCGCGAGAACGTCGAGTTCTTCGCCGACGCCGAGGCGGCCCAGGCGGCCGGGTATCGTGCCTGTCGCCGCTGCACCGAGGCCAAGGCCGAACAGGTTGCGCGACGCACCGAGCTGGTTGCTCGGGCCTGTCGATTGATCGAGGCCAGCGACACCGCGCCCAACCTTGAGCAACTGGGCGAGCAACTGGCGCTCAGTCCCTTCCACCTGCATCGGCTGTTCAAGGCCGAGACAGGGCTTACACCCAAAGCCTATGCCTCGGCCTTCCGCGCCCGGCGCCTGCGTGAGCGGCTCGATGATCAAGCCAGTTCCGTGACCGACGCGATCTATGACGCCGGCTACAACTCCAATAGCCGATTCTATGAAAGTGCTGGTCAGCGCCTGGGCATGCGTCCGCGTGAATATCGCGCTGGCGGGGCGGGAGCGCGCATTCGTTTCGCCATCGGCCAGTGCTCCCTGGGGGCGATCCTGGTGGCCCAGAGCGAGCGCGGAATCTGCGCCATTCTGTTGGGTGACGACCCTGAGCAACTGCTGTGCGAGTTGCAGGATCAGTTTCGCAATGCGCAGTTGATCGGGGGCGATGCCAGTTTCGAGCAGTTGGTCGCGGTGGTGGTGGGCTTCGTCGAGCAGCCGGCGCTGGGGTTGGCCTTGCCGCTTGATGTGCAGGGCACGGCCTTTCAGGAGCGGGTCTGGCAGGCGCTGCGCGAGGTGCCCTTGGGCAGCCGGGTCAGTTACACCGACATCGCCCAGCGCATCGGCGCGCCCAAGGCCGTGCGCGCGGTTGCCCAGGCCTGCGCGGCCAACCACCTGGCCGTGGCCATTCCTTGTCACCGGGTGGTACGCCGTGATGGCGATCTCAGTGGCTACCGTTGGGGCGTCGAACGCAAGCGACAGTTGCTGGAGCGAGAAACGGCACTCACGTGA
- a CDS encoding DNA-3-methyladenine glycosylase family protein gives MIHADLSPVAYREATDFLAALDPDWARHIAAIGPCLHSAAPEREPFEALVRAVAYQQLHARAAEAILARMLALFPEAAFPAPEQLLATPADVLRACGFSASKLATVQGIAQARLDGIVPSREQALALTDDALIERLVSLRGVGRWTVEMLLIYCLERSDILPVDDFGVREGYRRLKGMDKAPTPAQLRSLGGGWSPYRTVASWYLWRA, from the coding sequence ATGATCCACGCCGACCTCTCGCCCGTGGCCTACCGTGAAGCCACGGATTTTCTCGCCGCCCTGGACCCGGACTGGGCCCGGCATATCGCTGCCATCGGCCCCTGCCTGCACAGCGCGGCGCCCGAGCGTGAACCCTTCGAAGCGCTGGTGCGTGCGGTGGCGTACCAGCAACTGCACGCCCGGGCGGCCGAGGCGATCCTGGCGCGGATGCTGGCCTTGTTTCCTGAGGCTGCGTTTCCCGCCCCTGAGCAGTTGCTGGCCACACCGGCTGATGTACTGCGCGCCTGTGGGTTCTCCGCCAGCAAGCTGGCGACCGTGCAGGGCATCGCCCAGGCGCGGCTGGACGGTATCGTGCCCAGCCGCGAACAGGCCCTGGCCTTGACGGATGATGCGCTGATCGAGCGTTTGGTCAGCCTGCGCGGTGTTGGCCGCTGGACGGTGGAGATGCTCTTGATTTACTGCCTGGAGCGCTCCGACATTCTGCCGGTGGACGATTTTGGCGTGCGAGAGGGGTACCGGCGGCTCAAGGGTATGGACAAGGCGCCAACACCTGCGCAGTTGCGGTCGTTGGGCGGCGGCTGGAGCCCTTACCGCACGGTGGCGTCCTGGTACCTGTGGCGAGCGTAG
- a CDS encoding MFS transporter, with the protein MNMRLLAGLLFAVSVVGFSLGASLPLVSLRLHEAGASTLEIGIISAIPAAGMMLSAFMVDACCRHLTRRTIYLLCFSPCTLSIALLEWSFASIWHLALLRLALGVGMGIAIILGESWVNELCPDHNRGKIMALYATSFTGFQVLGPAMLALVGANSPWVTGVVTACYGLALLCIVLTVPNDHVEHGEEGEKSFTLAGFFRVAPALCVAVLFFSFFDAVVLSLLPVYASSHGFAVGVAALMVTVVFAGDMIFQLPLGWLADRVERTGLHLVCGLVAMSIGIGLPWLLQATWLLWPMLVLLGAVAGGIYTLALVLIGQRFKGQDLVTANASVGLLWGVGSLVGPLVSGAAMDVAPHGLPMALALMAGLFVCFARQSYRRAAKLRAVTD; encoded by the coding sequence ATGAACATGCGTTTGCTGGCGGGCCTGTTGTTCGCCGTGTCGGTGGTGGGCTTCAGCCTGGGGGCGAGCTTGCCGCTGGTCTCGTTGCGCCTTCACGAGGCGGGGGCCAGTACCCTTGAAATCGGCATCATCTCGGCCATTCCGGCGGCAGGGATGATGCTCTCGGCGTTCATGGTCGACGCCTGCTGCCGGCACCTGACCCGGCGCACCATCTACCTGCTGTGCTTCAGTCCGTGCACCCTGAGCATCGCCTTGCTGGAATGGTCGTTCGCCTCAATTTGGCACCTGGCGCTGCTGCGCCTGGCGTTGGGGGTTGGCATGGGGATCGCGATCATCCTGGGCGAATCCTGGGTCAACGAGCTGTGCCCGGATCACAATCGCGGCAAGATCATGGCGCTGTACGCCACCAGTTTCACCGGTTTCCAGGTGCTGGGCCCGGCGATGCTGGCGCTGGTCGGTGCCAACAGCCCTTGGGTCACCGGCGTGGTGACGGCCTGCTATGGTCTGGCCTTGCTGTGCATCGTGCTGACGGTGCCCAACGATCATGTGGAGCATGGCGAGGAGGGCGAAAAGAGTTTCACCCTGGCCGGTTTCTTCCGCGTGGCGCCAGCGCTGTGTGTGGCGGTGCTGTTCTTCTCCTTCTTCGATGCCGTGGTGCTGTCGTTGCTGCCGGTGTATGCCAGTAGTCATGGCTTTGCCGTAGGCGTGGCGGCGCTGATGGTGACGGTGGTGTTCGCCGGCGACATGATCTTCCAATTGCCTCTGGGCTGGCTGGCAGACCGGGTCGAGCGCACTGGGCTGCACCTGGTGTGCGGCCTGGTGGCCATGTCGATCGGCATCGGCCTGCCGTGGCTGCTTCAGGCAACCTGGTTGCTCTGGCCAATGCTGGTATTGCTGGGGGCGGTGGCCGGTGGCATCTACACCCTGGCGCTGGTGCTGATCGGCCAGCGCTTCAAGGGTCAGGACCTGGTCACCGCCAACGCCAGCGTCGGCTTGCTGTGGGGTGTCGGCAGCCTGGTCGGGCCGCTGGTCAGCGGCGCGGCGATGGATGTGGCGCCCCACGGGCTGCCGATGGCACTGGCGCTGATGGCGGGGCTGTTCGTGTGCTTTGCCCGGCAGTCGTATCGACGGGCGGCCAAGCTGCGGGCTGTGACAGACTGA
- a CDS encoding MFS transporter has product MATSSAQTSTATSATAQANPLVMRIIAFCALAHLINDLIQSVLPAIYPMLKANYDLSFAQIGLITLTFQVTASLLQPWVGFFTDRRPTPNLLPLGTVCTLVGIVMLAFVGSFPMILLASALVGIGSSTFHPETSRIARLASGGRFGLAQSTFQVGGNAGSAFGPLLAAAIVIPFGQTHVAWFGLAGLFFFAVTLLLRRWYTGHLNQLKARKAVQASNGIPRQRVILALVVLGLLVFSKYFYMASFTSYFTFYLIEKFDLSVASSQLHLFLFLGAVAAGTFFGGPIGDRIGRKAVIWFSILGVAPFTLVLPYADLFWTTVLSVVIGFILASAFSAIVVYAQELVPGSVGMIAGIFFGLMFGFGGIGAALLGYLADLRGIEYVYGLCSYLPLFGLLAVFLPSTGKR; this is encoded by the coding sequence ATGGCCACCAGCAGCGCCCAGACTTCCACCGCCACCAGCGCGACGGCCCAAGCCAACCCGCTGGTGATGCGCATCATCGCCTTCTGTGCGCTGGCGCATCTGATCAACGATCTGATCCAGTCGGTATTGCCGGCCATCTATCCAATGCTCAAGGCGAACTATGACCTGAGCTTTGCCCAGATCGGCCTGATCACCCTGACCTTCCAGGTCACCGCCTCGCTGTTGCAACCCTGGGTGGGCTTCTTCACTGACCGGCGACCGACGCCGAACCTGTTGCCGCTGGGCACGGTGTGTACCTTGGTCGGGATCGTGATGCTGGCGTTCGTCGGCAGTTTCCCCATGATCCTTCTGGCCTCGGCGCTGGTAGGCATTGGTTCGTCGACCTTCCACCCTGAGACCTCGCGGATCGCCCGGCTGGCCTCGGGCGGACGTTTTGGCCTGGCCCAGTCGACGTTCCAGGTCGGCGGCAATGCCGGCTCGGCCTTTGGCCCGCTGCTGGCGGCGGCCATTGTCATTCCCTTCGGCCAGACCCACGTGGCCTGGTTCGGCCTGGCCGGGTTGTTCTTCTTTGCCGTGACCTTGCTGCTGCGCCGCTGGTACACCGGCCACCTCAACCAGCTCAAGGCGCGCAAGGCCGTGCAGGCCAGCAATGGCATTCCCCGCCAGCGGGTGATCCTGGCGCTGGTGGTGCTTGGCCTGCTGGTGTTCTCCAAGTACTTCTACATGGCCAGTTTCACCAGCTACTTCACCTTCTACTTGATCGAGAAGTTCGACCTGTCGGTCGCCAGCTCCCAGTTGCACCTGTTCCTGTTCCTCGGCGCGGTGGCGGCCGGGACGTTCTTTGGCGGGCCGATCGGCGACCGCATCGGGCGCAAGGCGGTGATCTGGTTCTCCATCCTGGGCGTGGCGCCATTCACCCTGGTGCTGCCCTACGCCGACCTGTTCTGGACCACCGTGCTCAGTGTCGTGATCGGCTTCATCCTCGCGTCGGCCTTCTCGGCGATCGTGGTGTACGCCCAGGAACTGGTACCGGGGAGTGTCGGCATGATCGCCGGGATCTTCTTTGGCCTGATGTTCGGGTTCGGGGGCATCGGGGCAGCATTGCTCGGGTACCTGGCCGACCTGCGGGGGATCGAGTACGTGTACGGGCTGTGTTCGTACCTGCCGTTGTTCGGTTTGCTGGCGGTGTTCTTGCCGTCCACCGGCAAGCGCTGA
- a CDS encoding LysE family translocator: protein MNELIAVALFTVLAVISPGADFAMVTRSSYAQGRKAGLAAAVGIALGVQVHVLYTVLGIAVIISQSPLLFMIMKVLGAGYLIYLGYQSLTNTARISLDDLAQAGQVSALKALRTGFLTNALNPKTMLFVVSAYTQVVQPGSPMALDFAYGAFMSFAHWVWFSLVAVFFSSTVLRKAMIERQVMVDRVIGVALIGLGVAMMAAGVR from the coding sequence GTGAATGAACTGATCGCTGTCGCCCTGTTCACTGTGTTGGCTGTCATCAGCCCCGGCGCCGATTTCGCCATGGTCACCCGCAGCAGTTATGCACAGGGACGCAAGGCGGGTCTTGCCGCCGCCGTCGGCATCGCTTTGGGGGTGCAGGTGCATGTGCTGTACACGGTTCTGGGCATTGCCGTGATCATCAGTCAGAGCCCGCTGTTGTTCATGATCATGAAGGTGCTGGGTGCGGGGTACCTGATCTACCTGGGCTATCAATCGCTGACCAACACCGCGCGGATCAGTCTCGACGACCTTGCGCAGGCCGGCCAGGTGAGCGCGCTGAAGGCACTTCGCACGGGCTTTCTGACCAATGCGCTGAACCCCAAGACCATGCTGTTCGTGGTCAGTGCCTATACCCAGGTGGTGCAGCCCGGAAGCCCGATGGCCCTGGACTTTGCCTATGGTGCGTTCATGTCGTTCGCCCATTGGGTGTGGTTCAGTCTGGTGGCAGTGTTTTTTTCCAGTACAGTGCTGCGCAAGGCAATGATCGAGCGACAGGTGATGGTTGATCGGGTGATCGGCGTGGCCCTGATCGGGCTGGGTGTCGCGATGATGGCGGCGGGGGTGCGATGA
- a CDS encoding LysR substrate-binding domain-containing protein, with product MKLPPLTAFRYFDIAAETESFVRAAERLHVTHGAVSRQVRLLEESLGVELFERRNRAIFLTPAGRTLHSTTQSIFEQLEGTVQRLQTQERDNVLVLSCEPTIAMRWLIPRLPRFHAAHPDLQLHLVAAGGPVDFARAGVDLALRRDDFHWDRQLHSLKICDEWIGPVCQPNLSSRLDGQRLLHSATRPNAWATWLRLNDRQTRDTERSDFEHFYLSIQAASAGLGLAIASALMVRDELDSGQLQAPFSFLRDGSAYHLLSPRPLEAGDKRQRFATWVVQECQSCLAHLGLMQNDEPE from the coding sequence ATGAAACTGCCGCCACTTACCGCTTTTCGTTACTTCGACATCGCCGCCGAAACCGAAAGCTTCGTGCGCGCCGCCGAGCGCCTGCATGTGACCCATGGCGCCGTCAGCCGCCAGGTGCGACTGCTGGAAGAGAGCCTTGGCGTCGAACTGTTCGAACGACGCAACCGGGCGATCTTCCTCACCCCTGCGGGCCGGACGCTGCACAGCACCACCCAGTCGATATTCGAGCAACTGGAAGGCACCGTGCAGCGCCTGCAAACACAGGAGCGCGATAACGTACTGGTGTTGTCATGCGAACCGACCATCGCCATGCGTTGGCTGATTCCGCGCCTGCCCCGCTTCCACGCCGCCCACCCAGACCTGCAACTGCACCTGGTAGCCGCCGGCGGCCCGGTGGACTTCGCCCGTGCCGGCGTCGACCTGGCCCTGCGCCGTGACGACTTTCATTGGGACCGGCAACTGCATAGCCTGAAGATCTGCGACGAATGGATCGGCCCCGTCTGCCAACCCAACCTGAGCAGCAGGCTCGACGGGCAACGTCTGCTACACAGCGCCACCCGTCCCAACGCCTGGGCTACCTGGCTGCGTCTGAACGACAGGCAAACCCGAGATACCGAGCGAAGCGACTTCGAGCATTTCTACCTGTCCATCCAAGCCGCCAGCGCGGGCCTGGGCCTGGCGATTGCGTCGGCCCTGATGGTGCGCGACGAACTCGACAGCGGGCAGCTACAGGCGCCGTTTAGCTTCTTGCGCGATGGCTCTGCCTACCACCTGCTCAGCCCCCGACCATTGGAGGCCGGTGACAAGCGCCAGCGCTTTGCCACATGGGTGGTTCAAGAATGCCAGAGCTGCTTGGCTCACTTGGGCTTGATGCAAAACGACGAGCCCGAGTGA
- a CDS encoding D-Ala-D-Ala carboxypeptidase family metallohydrolase produces the protein MKGTTLAALAASLVMGAQACADDRDLWMFAQWAGDHETRAFRQMLVDARLYGVVPIHQLLRSASDWRLCRASPFAVPPAAQWPQVRSTLALLKTLDEQRVLRQFEVVSAYRDPRLNACAGGAVGSAHARAFAVDLLLPAWSDPNPLCRFWQQYGQAWNMGLGRYPTGRIHLDTAGFRTWGGDGHSGSSFCIKPK, from the coding sequence ATGAAAGGCACGACACTGGCGGCGCTGGCGGCAAGTCTGGTAATGGGCGCTCAAGCCTGCGCCGATGATCGAGACCTGTGGATGTTCGCCCAGTGGGCGGGTGACCATGAGACCCGTGCCTTTCGCCAGATGCTGGTGGATGCGCGCCTATATGGCGTGGTGCCGATCCACCAACTGCTGCGCTCGGCGTCGGACTGGCGCCTGTGCCGGGCCTCGCCCTTCGCCGTGCCGCCGGCTGCCCAGTGGCCTCAGGTGCGTTCTACCCTGGCGTTGCTCAAGACGCTCGACGAGCAACGCGTTCTGCGCCAGTTCGAAGTGGTCTCGGCCTATCGCGATCCTCGCCTGAACGCCTGTGCGGGCGGAGCGGTGGGCAGTGCCCATGCGCGCGCCTTCGCCGTCGACCTGCTCCTGCCAGCCTGGTCGGATCCCAATCCGCTATGCCGCTTCTGGCAGCAGTACGGCCAAGCCTGGAACATGGGGCTGGGGCGTTACCCGACGGGGCGCATCCATCTGGATACTGCAGGGTTTCGGACGTGGGGCGGCGACGGTCACTCGGGCTCGTCGTTTTGCATCAAGCCCAAGTGA
- the can gene encoding carbonate dehydratase, which yields MHDLQELIDNNERWADAIKQRDPDFFAKLARQQTPEFLWIGCSDARVPANEIVGMLPGDLFVHRNVANVVLHTDLNCLSVIQYAVEVLKVKHILVTGHYGCGGVRAAMQDRQLGLIDGWLRSIRDLYYEKRGELAKLESEEAKVDRMCELNVIQQVANVAHTSIVQNAWHRGQDLSIHGCIYGIKDGRWKSLDTTISGFAQLPPQYRLRPLE from the coding sequence ATGCATGACTTGCAGGAACTGATCGACAACAACGAACGCTGGGCCGATGCGATCAAGCAGCGCGACCCGGACTTCTTTGCCAAGCTGGCCCGTCAGCAAACCCCTGAATTCCTCTGGATCGGCTGCTCCGATGCCCGCGTGCCGGCCAACGAGATCGTCGGCATGCTGCCGGGGGATTTGTTCGTGCATCGCAACGTCGCCAACGTGGTGCTGCACACCGATCTGAACTGCCTGTCGGTGATCCAGTACGCGGTCGAGGTACTCAAGGTCAAGCATATCCTGGTCACCGGCCACTATGGCTGCGGTGGTGTACGGGCGGCCATGCAGGACCGGCAGTTGGGCCTGATCGATGGCTGGTTGCGTTCGATTCGCGACCTGTACTACGAAAAGCGCGGCGAGTTGGCCAAGTTGGAAAGTGAAGAGGCCAAGGTCGATCGGATGTGCGAGCTCAATGTCATCCAGCAGGTCGCCAACGTGGCTCATACCAGCATCGTGCAGAACGCCTGGCATCGAGGGCAGGACCTGTCCATTCATGGCTGCATCTATGGCATCAAGGATGGTCGCTGGAAGAGCCTGGACACCACCATCAGCGGCTTTGCCCAGTTGCCGCCCCAGTATCGCCTGCGGCCTCTGGAGTAA
- the rimI gene encoding ribosomal protein S18-alanine N-acetyltransferase yields MSDSISFRRMTEADLDAVLKIEYAAFSHPWTRGIFQDALKSYEVWLMFDGQQQVGHGVINVIIDEAHLLNITVKPENQGCGLGLRLLEHLMARAYQLNGRECFLEVRASNQSAYRLYERYGFNEIGRRRDYYPVAGGREDALVMACTLLEE; encoded by the coding sequence ATGAGTGACTCGATCAGTTTCCGCCGGATGACCGAGGCGGATCTGGATGCCGTGCTTAAGATCGAATATGCCGCGTTCAGTCATCCCTGGACCCGCGGGATCTTTCAGGATGCGCTCAAATCCTACGAAGTGTGGCTGATGTTCGACGGCCAGCAGCAGGTGGGGCATGGCGTGATCAATGTGATCATCGACGAAGCGCACCTGCTCAATATCACCGTCAAGCCGGAGAACCAGGGATGCGGCCTGGGGCTGCGCCTGCTCGAGCACCTGATGGCGCGGGCCTACCAGCTCAATGGTCGTGAATGCTTCCTGGAAGTGCGCGCGAGCAACCAGTCGGCCTATCGTCTGTATGAGCGCTACGGATTCAACGAAATCGGCCGGCGCCGGGATTACTACCCTGTCGCGGGCGGTCGCGAAGACGCCCTGGTGATGGCCTGCACCCTGCTCGAAGAGTGA
- a CDS encoding energy transducer TonB → MLTEPRRRAYLSAMQVVHWLPRAELPFAAPSRPELLAPLAPVEDFHGDVQPPAQPSREAPVGPQARSVERPKIEIPRPGSVPKPASKPVEAEEQAPAPRPAPVPPPRFALQLLRAGSCLLLVELATGQPFQSRDPSYLLLKDMLRAAGLPDAPQIIGEPVRWPLLVRGNMDQGPEAARDFVQGFIQARLEEAPCTCLWLVGLPAVRFAGQADGEAYYQELKVEGLGDAWALPGLELLMDEPQRKADVWQAMRRLMARWKSVE, encoded by the coding sequence TTGCTGACCGAGCCCCGCCGCCGCGCCTACCTTTCCGCCATGCAAGTGGTGCATTGGCTGCCGCGCGCCGAATTGCCGTTCGCCGCGCCATCGCGTCCGGAGCTGCTGGCGCCCTTGGCGCCGGTCGAGGATTTCCACGGGGACGTGCAGCCACCGGCACAGCCGTCCCGGGAGGCGCCAGTTGGGCCCCAGGCCCGCTCGGTCGAGCGACCGAAGATCGAGATTCCCCGCCCCGGCAGTGTGCCCAAGCCGGCCAGCAAACCTGTCGAAGCCGAGGAGCAGGCTCCGGCACCTCGGCCTGCACCTGTCCCGCCGCCGCGTTTCGCCCTGCAGTTGCTGCGCGCGGGCAGTTGCCTGCTGTTGGTGGAGCTGGCGACCGGCCAGCCGTTCCAGAGTCGCGACCCGTCCTACCTGCTGCTCAAGGACATGCTACGTGCCGCCGGCCTGCCCGATGCACCGCAGATCATCGGCGAACCGGTGCGCTGGCCATTGTTGGTGCGTGGCAACATGGACCAGGGCCCTGAGGCGGCGCGGGATTTCGTCCAAGGGTTCATCCAGGCTCGCCTGGAAGAGGCGCCCTGTACCTGCCTCTGGCTGGTCGGCCTGCCGGCCGTGCGCTTCGCCGGCCAAGCCGACGGCGAGGCCTACTACCAAGAACTTAAGGTCGAGGGCCTGGGCGATGCCTGGGCCTTGCCGGGCCTTGAACTGTTGATGGACGAGCCGCAGCGCAAGGCGGACGTCTGGCAAGCGATGCGCCGGCTGATGGCGCGCTGGAAGAGCGTTGAATGA
- the mksB gene encoding Mks condensin complex protein MksB, with protein MIEPKRVLRALAEHWALIEPLCERFDQGTLSLVELRQQLARQQVESTPQDITQLLDVWIRLDILVPVAKSPNRFELNAQIHDFLAYLRREHRLGLCLEIEAYLRHLERLAGHIQDAFDNRDSDDLARQLRLLDMRVRDVLKKLDNDEQALVAVAERAKTSNRQIPLRQRYAEVLATWDEYVEPMIQLVNADGAFEQGVRKVETVLLRLLGEQARLGHLVDDDMLLRTHARILEMQTSAQLTLRHARELLLPLREEARRHNAVTRGAALALSVIRRKGIDAVPHAAMPMFTRPQSTFLGSASQVEAYVYALARFEPKPARFPKAHKSQKGPLPRAPRTVKEMLERCEDALPLPDLMVWLLEQEPEGATDELLYWFSRLSREKRFSRERLDRREYTTREHLVSLRSFALTSSRETTPESNASPANAS; from the coding sequence ATGATCGAACCCAAGCGCGTCCTGCGCGCCCTAGCCGAACACTGGGCCCTGATCGAGCCGCTGTGCGAGCGTTTCGACCAGGGCACCCTGAGCCTGGTCGAACTGCGCCAGCAACTGGCCCGGCAGCAGGTGGAGAGCACGCCGCAGGACATCACCCAGCTGCTGGACGTATGGATACGCCTGGATATCCTGGTGCCGGTGGCCAAGAGCCCGAACCGCTTCGAGCTCAACGCCCAGATCCATGACTTCCTCGCCTACCTGCGTCGCGAGCATCGCCTGGGTCTGTGCCTGGAGATCGAAGCCTACCTGCGCCACCTGGAGCGCCTGGCCGGGCACATCCAGGACGCCTTCGACAACCGCGACAGCGACGACCTGGCGCGCCAACTGCGCCTGCTCGACATGCGCGTGCGCGATGTCCTGAAGAAGCTCGACAACGACGAACAGGCGCTGGTCGCCGTGGCCGAACGGGCCAAGACCAGCAACCGCCAGATCCCCCTTCGCCAGCGTTACGCTGAAGTCCTGGCCACCTGGGACGAATACGTCGAGCCGATGATCCAACTGGTCAATGCCGACGGCGCCTTCGAGCAGGGCGTGCGCAAGGTCGAGACCGTGCTGCTGCGCCTGCTAGGCGAGCAGGCACGCTTGGGCCACCTGGTCGACGACGACATGCTGCTGCGCACCCACGCGCGTATTCTCGAAATGCAGACCAGCGCCCAGCTCACCTTGCGCCACGCCCGAGAGCTGCTGCTGCCACTGCGCGAAGAAGCGCGCCGGCACAACGCCGTCACCCGTGGCGCGGCCCTGGCCCTGTCGGTGATCCGCCGCAAAGGCATCGACGCCGTGCCCCATGCGGCCATGCCGATGTTCACCCGCCCGCAGAGCACCTTCCTCGGCAGCGCCAGCCAGGTCGAGGCCTATGTGTATGCCCTGGCCCGCTTCGAGCCCAAGCCCGCGCGCTTCCCCAAGGCGCATAAGAGCCAGAAGGGCCCTTTGCCCCGCGCCCCGCGCACGGTCAAGGAAATGCTCGAACGCTGCGAGGATGCCCTGCCGTTGCCAGATCTCATGGTCTGGCTGCTCGAGCAGGAGCCCGAAGGCGCCACCGACGAATTGCTGTACTGGTTCTCGCGCCTGTCGCGGGAGAAGCGCTTTAGCCGCGAACGCCTGGACCGCCGCGAGTACACCACCCGCGAGCACCTGGTCAGCCTGCGCTCCTTCGCCCTGACCTCCAGCCGCGAAACCACGCCTGAATCCAACGCGAGCCCAGCCAATGCATCTTGA
- the mksE gene encoding Mks condensin complex protein MksE: MHLDLSELSQLAPIFRELFKGFHISRRDPELYAQLSNFQDQYRTLFKALGFELVCDTRGFYYFVPEQAAAQVNKTAQRLSLFTFILVEHLADQGRDPMAVLDGGSIGRDELPSLLEKYRDLFIQAEVQTVDELEEKILRRMTQLGFAHEEGGIYRFLPPMHRFLDVCLSVQQDRDLAASLHSDLPLPTPVLVEEESPEELNRTDDPLDLSPFDGEESEEEALARAIREEQQEIDA, encoded by the coding sequence ATGCATCTTGATCTTTCCGAACTGTCCCAGCTCGCGCCCATCTTCCGCGAGCTGTTCAAAGGCTTTCACATAAGCCGCCGCGACCCTGAGCTGTATGCCCAGCTGTCGAACTTCCAGGACCAATACCGCACCCTGTTCAAGGCCCTGGGCTTCGAACTGGTGTGCGATACCCGCGGTTTCTATTACTTCGTGCCCGAGCAGGCCGCCGCGCAGGTCAACAAGACCGCCCAGCGCCTGTCGCTGTTCACCTTCATTCTGGTCGAGCACCTGGCCGACCAGGGGCGCGACCCGATGGCCGTGCTCGACGGCGGTAGCATCGGCCGCGATGAGCTGCCTTCACTGCTGGAAAAGTACCGCGACCTGTTCATCCAGGCCGAAGTACAGACCGTCGACGAACTGGAAGAAAAGATCCTGCGCCGCATGACCCAACTGGGCTTCGCCCACGAGGAGGGCGGCATCTACCGCTTCCTGCCGCCAATGCATCGCTTCCTCGACGTCTGCCTGTCGGTCCAGCAGGACCGCGACCTGGCCGCCAGCCTGCACAGCGACCTGCCGCTGCCAACGCCGGTACTGGTCGAGGAAGAGAGCCCGGAAGAACTCAACCGCACCGACGACCCGCTCGACCTATCACCGTTCGACGGCGAAGAGAGCGAGGAAGAAGCCCTGGCACGGGCCATTCGCGAAGAGCAACAGGAGATTGACGCATGA